In Fervidicoccaceae archaeon, the DNA window AGCGCGAGCTCTTATCTTTTACCCGACGCGATGCTCAAGCGGGACCGCAGAGCCTTTGGAGGTGCTAAAGAGGGCGCCGCCGGAAAGTGTTGTCTCTTCGTTCTCTTGGTCGAGGGAGCGGCCCATGACGAGGAGAGGGCGGGAGAGGGCTTCTGGTGCATAGTCGGCGAGGAAGGCAGCAAGACCACACGACGAGCTGTTGACTCGACGAGCTCTCTGAGAAGGCCGCATGTCGTCGTGGCCGTTGGGTCCTGTGCGATCTATGGAGACGCGCGGCGTCCTGGATCACTTGGGGGACAAGAGTGAAGGAGCGGGCCCCGGCCTTCCCGTCGTCTATACATATTGCTCTCCATTGGGCAACGGACAGCTCAGATCAGACCCTCGGAGCCTTTATCCTCTCGCTGAGAAGCCTCGGGCCCGAGGAGGAGGCCAGCTCCAAGAATGTCGCGTATCGTGAGCCCGTGGGAGTCGACGCGTTTGCTCCAGAGGAGATTCTTCCCCTCGAGCTCGATGACCATTAGCGTGCCGGACTCCTCGCCGGCGTCACCGCGTCCACGAAGATCACCGCGCCGTAGGATCCTCCGAGGATCTTGAGGAAGACGTCGTAGAGATTCGTGTCCGCGTCCAGCACCTCGACGTCGTCCGGGAGCCTTCTCTCCGCCGGAGCCCTAACCACAGCGGATCCGAGCCCATCGTCTCTCCTGAGCTCGTTTCCCACTCCCGCTATTAGGACCCTCAAGCCGACTCCACAGACCTAGAGGCTGCTGCGACCTCCATGAGCGACAAGAGATCGCAGGCCGCGGCCCTCCACGTCGCACTCGTCGGTAAGACCACCGCCCCCTCGCCTGGCTGCCCGTACATCAGCAAGGCTCCGCCGAGGAGTCGAGTCGAGCGCGAGCACAAGATCGCGAGGGGCGCGAGGTCCTCCTCGCCTTCCACCACGAGTAAAGCCCCTCTCCTTGCTCCTCGACCTAGCGCGCGCTCGAGGACGAACTCCAGCTCGACGACATTGAGATGGCCGGGGGGATTGGCGACCTCGGAGACGACCTCGAGCTTCGATATCGCCGAGCCGAGCTCCGGGGGGGCCGCCGAGCGCTCCACTCTGCCATCGATCACCGCGAGGATCAGCCTCTCCAGCGCGACCAGGGAGCACTCTCTCGCAGTAACATCCCCCACCGCCACGAGAGCCGGGGACTCCTCGGCGAGGACCTCTCTCGCTCCTCCCTCGACGAGAGGACCGAGAGGTCTCTTGAGCTCTCTCCTGAGGCTCTCGGGCAGAGCCAGCAGGACCACTCGTTTAGTCACCTGATCTTCAGCGCATATCTCCCGGGCTTCTTCACGTCGAGGATCCTCGCTACCTCGGACCTCTCGGCGTCCAAAACAATGACTACGCCCTCCCACTCCGTCGTGAAGGTCTTGCCGCCGCAGTTGGGGCAGACCTCCACCTCCGGCTCCACCAACAGCTTGCACCTAGTGCAAGCTTTCATGCTCGTCGCTCTCTTGGACAGGACTCGTCACCTTCTCTTCCCTAAGTATGGCTGCCTCATGGTGAGTTGCACTCTCAGCCCCTCGCGCTCGCTGCTAGCGCTCACGCCAACGACTCTGGCCCTCACGGTGTCTCCCACCTCGATGGTCTCATTGAGCTTCTTAATTATGAAGCCCGGGCGCGAGGGATCGTACTCGACGTACTCGTCGGATATTTGAGACTTGTGCACGAAGCCGTCGACGGGTCCCAACCTAACGAAGATCCCGAAGTCCTTGACGTCGACTACGGGGCCCTCCACGACCTCGTGGAGGACCGGCTTATAGCACAGAAGCATGGCCTCGACGGCGTGGTAGCTGCCGCCGTCTCCCGGGAGGATCCTGCCCATAGGTTCCACCTGGACGTCGTAGACGCCGATCACCACGCCGAGCTCGCGGTCGACGAGCCCTATGTATTTTTGATTTAGGGTCTCGAGGGCCACTTGCTCCAGCGGATCGAGCAGCCTGTGGGGAGGTATTCTCACCACGTCCCTTAGCTTAACGACATAATACATAGCTCGACGCCGCTCCTTCATGCTCCGCGCGGCTCTTAATTTCCCTTAAATTATCGAGAGACAGTCTCCGGCCTCATATCAGCGGCTCTCTCTCTAGCTCGAATCTCCTCTGCGACTCTCGATAGAATAGAGTAGGCACACCGGCTCGCCTAAGTCTTCCTCGGAGCTCCCTATCGCTCGTGGCCACCACGACTATCGCTCCGCTCTCTCTGAGCTCGAGAGCTAGC includes these proteins:
- a CDS encoding hydrogenase maturation protease, with protein sequence MRVLIAGVGNELRRDDGLGSAVVRAPAERRLPDDVEVLDADTNLYDVFLKILGGSYGAVIFVDAVTPARSPAR
- a CDS encoding DUF359 domain-containing protein; protein product: MTKRVVLLALPESLRRELKRPLGPLVEGGAREVLAEESPALVAVGDVTARECSLVALERLILAVIDGRVERSAAPPELGSAISKLEVVSEVANPPGHLNVVELEFVLERALGRGARRGALLVVEGEEDLAPLAILCSRSTRLLGGALLMYGQPGEGAVVLPTSATWRAAACDLLSLMEVAAASRSVESA
- the spt4 gene encoding transcription elongation factor subunit Spt4, with product MKACTRCKLLVEPEVEVCPNCGGKTFTTEWEGVVIVLDAERSEVARILDVKKPGRYALKIR
- a CDS encoding DNA-directed RNA polymerase, whose translation is MYYVVKLRDVVRIPPHRLLDPLEQVALETLNQKYIGLVDRELGVVIGVYDVQVEPMGRILPGDGGSYHAVEAMLLCYKPVLHEVVEGPVVDVKDFGIFVRLGPVDGFVHKSQISDEYVEYDPSRPGFIIKKLNETIEVGDTVRARVVGVSASSEREGLRVQLTMRQPYLGKRR